From [Flavobacterium] thermophilum:
GCGGCTCGGTATATCGCGATTTTCTCCTGCATCGTTTCATGACCCTTCAACCGGATATAATGAATGAGAGACAGCTCGCGTTTTTCGTGATCAAAAGCGAACAGCGACTCGCAAAACACAAAATGCCCGGCTTTCATGGCTAGGTCGGGGGCACGGTGGCGCGGCACCTTTTCAATGGCGGAAATGAAATCATAGCCTAAAAAGCCGACCGCGCCGCCCGTAAACGGCGCCGCTTCGGCGAGCGGCTTGACGCAAAGCGCCCGCTCGACCGCTTGAAACGCTTCTTTCAACGTCGACGCCGTCATTTGGACATTTCCGTTCTCGTCTTTGATCAAAAACGTTTCTCCTGTCTCGCTCTCAAGCGTCAAAAACGGGGCCACGCCGATAAACGAATAACGCGCCCATGGCGATTCGTCGTCTTTGCTTTCAAGCAGAAACACCGCTTCCTCGCGCAAATTGGCAAACACTTGCAACGGTTCGATGACATCGGCTAAAAATTTGCGCATGATCGGGATGGTGCGAAACTGGCGAGCATCCGCCAAAAAAGCGGCTAGCCGATCAATGGACATCCCTTTCTCCTCCCTTTCTGATTCATCGGGCGGAGAATGAGAGTTTATGAGGCGAAAATGGGGAAAGAAAACGCCCAAAGACCATCGTCTTTGGGCAGATGCAAGCGAAAGGAAACCAATGCTCACCTCAGCTAAACTCGCTCATTCTCATCTACCCTGCACTCGTTCTCAGCTCTTGCTCGGCTTCTGGCAGCCCGCCGGCGGCGGGCAAAGAAGTTATTTTAACTATATTACATTTCTGTTTTTTTTGTCAACGACAAATCCGGCCGCAGCATGGCTGCATCCTTTAAATAGACGTGGCAAATCTCATCTTGCCGTTTGTCTGTCTCCACCGTCATCATGACGCGGATGCAGCGCGGCAGCGAACCGGGCACTGGAATTTCTCGCGTGCACATGACAGGCACGTACGTCCAGCCGTCAAGGCGGCGCAAAGCTTGAGCCGGAAACGCAGCCGTGATGTCGTCAGTGACGGAAATGAGCACGAACGAAACGTCATGGGCGGCAACATCGTTGGCGCGAACCATTTCGCGCAGCAACGTTTCCGTTGCCGCTATAATTTCTCCGGCCTCGTTTCGCTCCACTGTAATCGCCCCGCGAATGCCGCGGATCATCGCTCTCCCCCCTGTCCAGCAAACTCCCACAGCCACGCGAGCATCTTGTCATCTTCGAGTTCCACGACTTCCACATCGCCGATTTCACGCAAAAGAACCATCCGCACCGTCCCAGCGTACGCCTTTTTGTCGCCTTTCATTTTCTCGAGCAGCCGGTGAGGCGCCAGCCCGTCGGGGAGCGAAACCGGAAAGCCGTACGCAGCGAACCATTCGGCAAAGCGGTGCTCGGCAAATGACCGGCCGTAAAGCCGCTCGCTGACCAAGATGGCAAACAGCATGCCGACCGCCACCGCCTCCCCATGGGTCAGCACGCCGTAGCCGAGCTCGCTCTCGAGCGCATGGCCGAGCGTATGGCCGAAATTCAAATGGGCGCGCACCCCGGTTTCTTTTTCATCTTCACGCACGACGGACGCCTTAATATCAATGCCCTTTTCAATGCAATAGGCGAGCTTGCCGCCCTGCAAGTCGGCGAGCGTCTTGATTTCTGCGCGCAGCCAGTCGTAAAAGCGGCGGTCGCGGATGAGCGCATGTTTGATCACCTCGGCAAATCCTGAACGGAGCTCGCGCTCAGGCAGCGTGCGCAAAAAGGCGGTGTCATAGACGACCGCTTCCGGCTGGTGGAAAGCGCCGATCATATTTTTGCCAAGCGGATGGTTGATGGCGACTTTGCCGCCGACGGCGCTGTCGTGGGCCAAAAGCGTCGTCGGCATTTGAATGTAGCGGATACCGCGCATATAGGTGGCGGCCACAAATCCGGCCAAATCGCCAACGACGCCGCCGCCAAGCGCGACAATGAGCGAGCGGCGGTCAAGGCCGCACTGAAGAGCCGCCGTCTGGCAGGCGTAATAGTTGTCAAACGACTTCGCCGCCTCGCCGTTTGGAATGATGTAGGCATACACATCATAACCGGCAGCGGCAAGCGTGGCGCGCACTTCATCCAAATAAAGAGGCGCCACCACATCGTCGGTGATGATCAACATCTTCGTCCCCGGCGGGCAGGAGAGCGCCTGAAGCAGGCACGGCAACGCGCGGACCGCTCCGTCGCCTAAGAGGAGCGGGTATTGCTTCGTCGCCGTTTCAATCGTCCGTTCGATCATCGTTAAAACTCCTTTGCATAGCGGCGGGCGCGCTCGATGTTTTCTTTAATCAAATCGATCCGGTCTTGCCCGAACTGGCTGACGATCGCCGCCGCCACTTCCCAGGCGACGACCGCTTCGGCGACGACGCTCGCCGCCGGCACAGCGCAGCTGTCCGACCGCTCGATGCTTGCCGCAAACGGTTCTTTCGTGTCGATGTCGACGCTTTGCAGCGGTTTGTACAGCGTCGGAATCGGCTTCATTACACCGCGCACGACGATCGGCATCCCCGTCGTCACCCCGCCTTCAAAGCCGCCCGCCCGGTTCGTCCGGCGCGAAAAGCCTTGTTCCGGGCTCCAAATGATTTCGTCGTGCACTTCGCTTCCCGGGCGGCGCGCCGCTTCAAACCCGATCCCGAATTCGACGCCTTTAAAGGCGTTAATGCTGACGATCGCCGCCGCGATTTTCGCATCGAGCTTCCGGTCGTAATGAACGTAGCTGCCGACCCCGGCGGGAACGCCTTCGACAATCACTTCGACGATGCCGCCGATCGAATCACCGTTTTTCTTTGCCAAATCGATCGCTTCCATCATTTTTTGTCCCGCTTCCGGATCAAAACAGCGCACCGGCGACTCTTCTGTCACATTTTGCAATTCCTCCAGGGAGCGGTAATCAAGCTTCTTTGCGCGCACACCGCCGATTTCGATGACATGCCCGGCGACGCGGATGCCCACTTCCTCCAAAATGCGCTTCGCCACCGCTCCGGCCGCCACGCGCACCGTCGTTTCCCTTGCCGATGAGCGTTCAAGCACATTGCGCATATCGCGATGTCCGTACTTCAGGGCGCCGTTTAAATCGGCATGACCTGGGCGCGGACGCGTCACTTTTCGTTTGATCTCCGTTTCATCATCGATCGGTTCAACGGCCATAATCGTTTGCCAATGTTTAAAATCACGGTTTTCCACAACCAGCGCAATCGGCGAGCCGAGCGTTTTCCCGTGCCGGACGCCGGCGGTGATATTCACCACGTCCTTTTCGATTTGCATGCGCCGCCCGCGCCCATACCCTTTTTGCCGGCGCGCCAGCTCCTTGTTGATATGCTCGGCGCGCAGCTCAAGCCCAGCCGGCACTCCTTCCAAAATCGCCGTCAATTGCGGCCCGTGCGACTCCCCTGCTGTCAAGTAGCGCATGTTTGTCTCTCCCTTCAGCTCTTTAACGCGTTTATGTAAAAATATATCATAAATTTGAAAAATGAAAATAGTTTCTGTAAAAAAAGAGCGCGGCGCCCGCTATTTTCTCCGATAAAAAAACGTCTCCTCGACTTCGAAACCGTATAAGGACGGGTTAAAAATTTGCTCCGTGCTCCCCACAAACAGCACGCCCCCGGGCCGGAGCGCATCATGAAATTTCTGATACAGCATCCGCTTCGCCTCTTCAGTGAAATAAATGAGCACGTTGCGGCAAACGATCAAATCCATGTTGCGCGGAAACGGATCCGCGAGCAAGTTGTGCTTTTGAAACTTGACCGTTTGTTTCAGCCTTTCGTCTATTTTATAATACTCGCCTTCTTTCGTAAAAAACTTTTTTCTCATTTCCTCGGGCAACTCTACAAGCGACCGTTCGCTGTACAAGCCGAGGCGCGCGCGGGCAAGCGCATTATCATCAATGTCGGTCGCCAACACCGACACGCGGTGAAGCGGCAATCGTTTTGCGAGCACCATCGCGAGCGTGTACGGCTCCTCGCCGGTTGAGCAGGCAGCGCTCCACACGTTCGGGCGCGGGTTTTCCGCCAATAGCCGCGGCAAAATGACGCGTTCAAGCACCTCCCATCGTTTGGCGTTGCGATAAAACTCGGACACGTTGATCGTCATCCGGTCAAGACATTCATGCCAGAGCGACAAGTCTTTTTCCATCGCTGCAAACAGCTCGGCAAAGCTCTTTAGCCCTTTTTTCATGTACAACGACGCCAAACGCCGCCTCATCTGGGCTTCCTTATATAGCGATAAGTCAATGCCGGTTTTTCGCTTCACTTTGGCAATGAATTGCGCATAATCGTCCATCTTCCCCTGTTCCTCTCTCCTGTCAATGTACAAAAACGGCAAAAACCGGCCGATGGGCGGCCGGTCTTTTTGTTAATAGAGCCATTCGTTCATCAGTTTTGTATAGTGGAGAAGCTCTTCTTCTTTGAAAAACAGGTTGATCTCGCGTTCCGCGCTTTGCGGCGAATCGGAGCCGTGAATGACGTTTTTTCCGACCGTCAAGCCGAAGTCGCCGCGAATCGTGCCCGGTGCGGCTTCCTGCGGATTCGTTTTCCCCATCATTTGCCGGGCGGCGGCGATTACATTTTCGCCCTCCCACACCATCGCAAACACCGGCCCGGATGTAATAAAGTCGACAAGCTCGCCGAAAAACGGACGCTCTTTATGTTCGGCATAGTGCTGCTCAGCCAGCTCGCGCGACACTTGCATCAGCTTCGCGCCAACAAGCTGGAAGCCTTTTTTCTCAAAGCGCGAAACAATTTCGCCGATCAAATTGCGCTGAACCCCGTCTGGCTTTACCATTAAAAATGTCCGTTCTGCCATTCATTCTCCACCCCTACTGTCGTATGTACTAGGAAACGGGTTCCCAACCACCATAGTACCATTGTTTCGCGCCATTGGCAACAACGTCCTTGAAAGCGTTAATAATCCCTTTTCCCGATGTAAAGGGCGAGGTCGCGCAACAGGCCGCGCGCCTCATTCATCGGCAGTCCGTCAAGAAGGTGAAGCGCCTTGTCAAGGTAACGGTCGCTTAACGCATACGACCGCTCAATGGCGTCCGTCCGCTTAATGGCGGAAATGACCGCCGCCATTTCCGCAACGTCCGTTTCCGGACCGACAGCTGCAATGGCCGCCTTCACCCGCTCATCGCTCAAGGCATACAGCACAGGAAGGGTGACGTTTCCTTGCAGCAAGTCGCTTCCGGCCGGTTTGCCGAGCTGTTCCTCCGTCCCAGTGAAATCGAGAATGTCGTCGGTAATTTGAAACGACATGCCGACATAATGGCCGAACCAGTACAGCCGCTTCACAATCGGCTCCGGCGCGCCGGCAGCGAGGGCGCCAAGCTGGCAGCTCGCGGCGATGAGCAGCGCCGTTTTCCGACGGATGCGCCGCAAATACGTGCGCAGCGGCTGATCAAACCGGTACTTGTCTTTAATTTGCTCAATTTCCCCGCGGCACACTTCCACGATCGTTTTCGCCAACACTTGATGGGCGCGCGGGTTGCCGAGCTCCGCCATCCGTTCGAGCGAGCGGGCAAACAAATAATCCCCTGTGTACATGGCGAACCGGTTGCTCCATTTCGCCTTGATCGTCGGCCGGCCGCGGCGCAAATCGGCGTCGTCGATCACATCGTCGTGGACGAGCGAAGCCATATGAATGAGCTCGAGCGCAACGGCAACATGCTTCATCCGCTCAAGGTCATATTGGCCGAAGCGGGCGGCAAGCAAGACAAAAACGGGACGGATCCGCTTTCCGCCCGCCTGCAACAGATGGAGCGCCGCTTCCCCAAGCGGCCCGTATTCCGACTGAACCGCCCGCTCAAGCTCCTCTTCGACCGCCGCTAAATCATCGCTTAAAAACGAATACATCGCCTTTAACTTCATGTTGTTCACCTTAACTCACCGTTTATAACCCAAGTGCATCGCCGCCACGCCAAACGTGTACGGTTTGACCTCGACATCGACAAAACCGGCGGCGCGGAACATCTCGGCCAGCTCGTCCCGCCCCGGAAACTCGCGCGCCGATTCCTGCAGCCACGAGTACTCCTCATAGCTTTTCGCCAGCAGCTTGCCAAACAGCGGCATAATAAACCGGAAGTAAAAATAGTAAAGCTGACGAAACCCGAACAGCGTCGGCTGCGACGTTTCCAGGCAGACGGTTATGCCGCCCGGCTTCGTCACCCGGTGCATTTCCTTAAGCACGGTCATATAGTCAGGGACGTTGCGCAAACCGAAGCCGATCGTCACATAATCGAACGAATTGTCAGGAAACGGCAGCTGCATCGCATTGCCGTGAATGAGCTTCACATTATGCAACCCGCGCGCTTTTACCTTCTGTTCGCCGACTTTCAGCATGTTTTCGCTGAAATCAAGGCCGTACACTTCCCCTTCCGGACCGACCGCCTCCGCCAAGGCGATCGTCCAGTCAGCCGTCCCACAGCACACATCGAGCGCTTTTTTGCCTTTTTGCACATTCATCCGCCGCATCACGTCTTTGCGCCACTTCAAGTGGCGGCGGAAGCTGATGACGGAGTTCATCCGGTCATAATGCGCAGAAATGTTTTCAAATACGCGATGGACTCGCTCTTCTTTCGATTGATGCATCGTTCTACCCTTCTTCCACCGTCTTTTTGGCGATGGCTTGAAACCCGCCGGAAAGCTCGGCCACGCGGAGCTGCAGCAGGCCGTTGACCGGCAGTTTCGCCGCAAACAGCGCCTCCCGGCAGCCGTCGATATAGCGGCGGCAAAAGCGGAGCAAATGCCGCTTTTGCTCTTTCGTCAACGTTTTCGTGCGCGGGAACGCGATTTGCGCCATTTGCTCAAAGAGCGCCGAAGCTCCCGTGCGGATGAACGCTTCCTGCTCGAGCAGCAGGCGCCGCATCAGCAAATACGAATAGGCAAACTGCCCCCACTGCGGCGCCGCCATGCGGTCGGCGAGCTTGACAAGCAACGCCGATTCGATCGTGCCGACCGCCGCAAACAACGACTCGATCCGCTCTGCTTTTTTTTCGTAAAGCAGCACTTTTTGCTCGTTAATATCGCGGATCGCCTCGGCGAACGAGCGGATGAGCGCCGTTTCGCCCGAACGCGCCAACAACTCATAGTACAGCCCGCTGTACAAGTCGCCGGCGAGGACGACAAGCTGCCGCGTCCGCAAGTCGCCGCCGTCATCTGTCACCTCATCGTGGGTATCAAGGGCGATCTGCATGAGCATCATGGCGATGATGCACCGCTCCGCCTCACTCGGCGCCGTTGAAGCGCCATCGAGCATTGACAGCGAGAGCAGCAGGCGATCTTCATCGATCGCCGGCGCCGGCAAATGCTCGCGCAAATATGGGTGATGGAGCAGCTGCTCAATTTGTTCTTTCAATGACGCCAATTTCACCGTGATGTCATCCACATGAACCACCCTTGTCCCCGAAAATATCCGCACCACCATAACGGACTCATTATAACATAATTTTGTCGAAAACGCTCTAGTTTGCTAGACATTTGCCAACTTACTTTTTCCCTTCCGACTCAATGGCGCCATGGCGCGTTTGAATATACGCCTTGCCTCTCACTTTAATCGCCGACGTGTGCTCTGTAAACTGGGCGATCAACACTTCGCCTTTATCGAGCTTTTCCGAGTGATGGAACCGTGTATCCGCCCCGCGCGTCAATCCAATGACGTTCACTCCGTCTTCAAGCGCTTTAATGACAACAAAGTCGCTGTTCGTATACATCCTTTCCCCCTCCTTATGCTTTAATGAGCGAAAGCACTTCCGAACGGGCGGCAACATCCGTTTCAAACACGCCGCGCACTGCCGTTGTCACCGTTTTCGCCCCTGGCTTTTTCACGCCGCGCATCGTCATGCACATATGTTCCGCCTCGACGACGACCATCACCCCGTGCGGTTCGAGCGCTTCGACGATCGAATCGGCGACTGTCGCCGTAATGCGCTCCTGCAGCTGCGGGCGGCGCGCCACCGCTTCGACCGCCCGGGCGAGCTTGCTTAGCCCGGTCACTTTTCCTTCCCGCGGGATGTAGGCGACGTGGGCAACGCCGAAAAACGGCACTAAATGGTGCTCGCACATCGAGTAAAACGGAATATCTTTGACGAGCACAAGCTCCTCATGTTCCTCGCTGAATACGGTTTGAAAATACTCCCTGGGGTCTTTGTGCAGTCCGGAGAACACCTCGGCGTACATTTTCGCCACTCGTTTCGGCGTGTCGACAAGCCCCTCACGGTTTGGGTCTTCCCCAATTGCTTCCAAAATCAAGCGGACTGCATATTCAATTTGCGCAAAATTGATCTCCGGCATGTAAACAACATCCTCCTGCATTAGAAAAACTGCATGTAATCCGATTCTAGCATAGAGAGCAAAAAAAAACAAAAAAGAAGGGCGGTGGAGTCAGTCAAGACTTTGTGGAGAACATTTTTTCGGTTCACTACGGGCGTTGTCAATCACTAGTTAGCGAACCATTTTCAGGAATTCATATCGTAAGCGCTTTCGGACTCTCATCCCTCATCTTGAGGTGATGATATTGTATTCCATTTTTTTACACCCAACCACCATCCCGGAGCGCCGACAACGCTTGATGGATCGGCGTCCCGGATGACCGCTGCAGACACGGTAGATTCTGACGCACCACATCTGCCCATAACCGTCCGGCCTTCCGTTTGGCCTGTTCGATCCGCTTGGACTTTGTTGAGGCCGAGGCCGCCGTTCGGGTCTCTCCTTCCTCCACCAACTGCCCATTTCTCCGCCAAATCCCGTCGATTCGGGCCGCCATCGCCCTCAGAAACGCCCGAAGCCCTTGGTCTTTCCAGCTGCGGCGGGATTTCACCCGATGCGCAAACCGGCTCATCACGCTCTCGGCGTGGCCCATCGGACGCATGCCGGTCGTCTCCACCCCTTGCTCCGACAGCCACTCCCGATAGTCCCGGATGCATCCCGGCATCGACTCGATCCGGCGAATCAAGGCGGCCAGCTGTTGTTCTTTGCCTTCGTCCTCCAACGTGCCGACCGCGCTGTTCAGCTCGACCAAAAGTCCTTCTTCGTCTTGTTTCGCCAGCTTCTTCCGCACCTCCCGCCAACGCGGATGGCCGGACAGACACTGACGCAGCTCCCGCGCCACATGAAATCGATCCAGCTGAAAGCACGCCCGCTTCCCAAAATACTCCCGGCAGGCCGTGATCCACGACGCCGCGTCGCCGTTGATGATCAAAAGGTCCCGGCACGGGTCATAGGCATATTCGTTCATCAGCCACTCTTCAAACCGTTCCCACACGTCTCCCGCCCCTTCATGGAGGTAGTGGCGCCGGTTCACGAGCTCGAGCTGCGAACCGTTTCGTTTCCATCCCTCGTGAACCGCCAGGATTTTCTCTTCTTTCGCCCGTTTCCCTTTCCCCTGGCGGGAAATGAACAGCCCATCCGCCTCCACAAACAGCACTCGGCCGTGCCGTTGGGAAACAGGGTGGTGCAGCGAGACAGGGGCCTCCAGCACCAGTTGGCGAATCGCCTCGTGGCTTAGGACCGCATACCCCACGATCGACTCCAACGTACGGGCTGCTTTGCGGTAGGAAGAGCACTCTACGGCCAACTCGACCGCCGTTTCCTCGAGGCAAGGGCTGATCGACTGCGCTCCATCAAAGCCCAGTTCGGCATCCAGCAAGAAGGTATACGCCCCCGCCTGCCGATCATAGTAGTAGTTCCGTCGAAACGTCACTTCTCCAAACAGCGTTTGGATCGTGGTCGGCCGTTTGTCTTTCAGCTGATACCGGCGCTTGTCCCGCGCTTCCGCCAGTTGTTGATCAATCTCCTCCAAAAGGGCCGCCAACAAGACAGCGAACACCTTTTGAAGAGTTCTGACTAATTGTTCCTCCAGCTCTTTTAATAAAGGCCATTCTGTGGTAAGATGTTTCATGGACTCTCTCCCTCCTGTTTTATGGATGTTGGTCATCACCATCATAGCAGGGAGAGAGTCCTTTTTGCATGACATTTGCTTTTTTCTACCGCGCTTCGCTTGGTGGCCCCGACGAGCGTCGCGAACAAAAGTTCGCAACCCTCGTCGGGGAATCATTCCTGAATGTCACCCACAAATATTTTACTCACACGGGCGGTGCATCACCAGCCCTTCCCTCCTAGCTCCTGCCTCAGCTATGTAGGCTTATTTTACGGCATCTTTTAACGCTTTACCCGGTTTGAATGCAGGAACTTTGCTCGCCGGAATTTCCATTTCTTCGCCCGTTTGCGGGTTGCGTCCTTTCCGGGCGGCGCGCTCGCGCACTTCAAAGTTCCCAAAGCCGATTAATTGCACTTTATCGCCTTTTCGCAACGCTTCTGTAATCGAGTCAAATACCGCATCAACGGCTTTTGTTGCATCTTTTTTGGAAAGACCGCTTGTTTCGGCTACCGCGTTGATCAATTCCGTCTTGTTCATGCCATTCACCTCCTCCCAAGGAGCTGTTCTTGTTTACTACCATTTGTGCACACTTTTCTGCTTTTCTATACATAGACGTTGACGGCTTCGGCGGCGAAAAGGCCGGCGCATGAAAGGCGTCGCACCGGTGCAGCCAATGATTCTGCCTTCGTTCAGAAAGACAGACAGAACATGCGCCCGCGCCGCCGATGGAAGCGTCCCCTTGACCGTTCAGCGCCGCCCGCCGCTTTTAGGCGGAACTGCCTTGATTCCGCCAAGATGCGGTGACATGCCTAATCTTAACCAATTTATCGCGATAATTCAACATTTTTTTCGCCAAAGCGGCCAATTTTAGGCATATTTCACCAAAACAACGATTTCAGATAAAAGATTACCATAACGCCATGCGCATAATCAAGTGCCAATCCTTATTTCTCAAGGGTTTCAACGATTTTTCCCCCATGAAAGATCCTTGATTCAAAAAAACAAAAAAAAAGCCCCCGACCGGGGAGCAAATCTCGACGCCTCCGCTTTTCTTATTGTCTAGCTCCGGCTCGCCTCCGCTTTTCTATAAAATAATCGCGATGAGGCCGCCGGAGCCTTCGTTGATGATGCGTTCAAGCGTTTCTTTCAGCTTGTAGCGGGCGTTTTCCGGCATGAGCGCGAGTTTCGCCTGAATGCCTTCGCGGACGATCGAGCTGAGCGAACGGCCGAAAATGTCGGAGTTCCAAATCGACAGCGGATCGTCTTCAAAATCTTGCATCAAATAGCGGACAAGCTCTTCGCTCTGTTTTTCCGTTCCAATAATGGGAGCAAATTCGGATTCGACGTCGACTTTGATCATATGGATTGACGGAGCCACCGCCTTGAGGCGGACGCCAAAGCGCGATCCTTGGCGGATGATTTCCGGCTCATCCAAGCTCATATCCGACAAAGCAGGCGCGGCGATGCCGTAGCCGGTTTGTTTGACCATTTTCAGCGCGTCGGCGATTTGGTCATATTCCGCTTTCGCATGGGCGAAGTCTTGCATAAGCTGGAGCAGGTGGTCTTTGCCGCGGATCTCGACGCCGACGATCTCTTTTAAAATTTGGTCGTACAGTTCATCCGGCGCATACAAGTCGATTTCGGCGATCCCTTGCCCCATTTCAATGCCGGCGAGCTGCGCCTTTTCGATAAAGTCGTATTCGGCGAACTGCTGGACGACCCGGTCGACGTCGCGCAGCCGCTTGATGTCTTTGACGGTGTCGCGCACCGCCTCTTGATAGCTTTCACGCAGCCAATGGTCTTCGCGCAGCACCATCACCCAGCTCGGCAAGTTGACGTTCACCTCAAGCACTGGGAATTCATATAATGCTTCACGAAGCACGTTATACACATCGGCTTCGCGCATGCTTTCCACGCTCATAGCGAGCACCGGGATGTCGTACTTTTCGGCGAGCTCGCGGCGGAGCGCCTCCGTTTCCGGGTGATGCGGCCGGACGGTGTTGACGATCATAATAAACGGCTTCCCGACTTCTTTCAGCTCGCTGATCACCCGTTCCTCCGCTTCTACATAGGCTTGGCGCGGGATTTCCCCGATCGTGCCGTCCGTTGTGATGACGACCCCGAGCGTCGAATGTTCTTGAATGACTTTTCTCGTCCCGATTTCCGCCGCCTCTTGGAACGGAATCGGCTCTTCGTACCATGGAG
This genomic window contains:
- the aroH gene encoding Chorismate mutase AroH, whose product is MIRGIRGAITVERNEAGEIIAATETLLREMVRANDVAAHDVSFVLISVTDDITAAFPAQALRRLDGWTYVPVMCTREIPVPGSLPRCIRVMMTVETDKRQDEICHVYLKDAAMLRPDLSLTKKTEM
- the aroB gene encoding 3-dehydroquinate synthase, translating into MIERTIETATKQYPLLLGDGAVRALPCLLQALSCPPGTKMLIITDDVVAPLYLDEVRATLAAAGYDVYAYIIPNGEAAKSFDNYYACQTAALQCGLDRRSLIVALGGGVVGDLAGFVAATYMRGIRYIQMPTTLLAHDSAVGGKVAINHPLGKNMIGAFHQPEAVVYDTAFLRTLPERELRSGFAEVIKHALIRDRRFYDWLRAEIKTLADLQGGKLAYCIEKGIDIKASVVREDEKETGVRAHLNFGHTLGHALESELGYGVLTHGEAVAVGMLFAILVSERLYGRSFAEHRFAEWFAAYGFPVSLPDGLAPHRLLEKMKGDKKAYAGTVRMVLLREIGDVEVVELEDDKMLAWLWEFAGQGGER
- the aroF gene encoding Chorismate synthase — encoded protein: MRYLTAGESHGPQLTAILEGVPAGLELRAEHINKELARRQKGYGRGRRMQIEKDVVNITAGVRHGKTLGSPIALVVENRDFKHWQTIMAVEPIDDETEIKRKVTRPRPGHADLNGALKYGHRDMRNVLERSSARETTVRVAAGAVAKRILEEVGIRVAGHVIEIGGVRAKKLDYRSLEELQNVTEESPVRCFDPEAGQKMMEAIDLAKKNGDSIGGIVEVIVEGVPAGVGSYVHYDRKLDAKIAAAIVSINAFKGVEFGIGFEAARRPGSEVHDEIIWSPEQGFSRRTNRAGGFEGGVTTGMPIVVRGVMKPIPTLYKPLQSVDIDTKEPFAASIERSDSCAVPAASVVAEAVVAWEVAAAIVSQFGQDRIDLIKENIERARRYAKEF
- the cheR gene encoding Chemotaxis protein methyltransferase → MDDYAQFIAKVKRKTGIDLSLYKEAQMRRRLASLYMKKGLKSFAELFAAMEKDLSLWHECLDRMTINVSEFYRNAKRWEVLERVILPRLLAENPRPNVWSAACSTGEEPYTLAMVLAKRLPLHRVSVLATDIDDNALARARLGLYSERSLVELPEEMRKKFFTKEGEYYKIDERLKQTVKFQKHNLLADPFPRNMDLIVCRNVLIYFTEEAKRMLYQKFHDALRPGGVLFVGSTEQIFNPSLYGFEVEETFFYRRK
- the ndk gene encoding Nucleoside diphosphate kinase, which gives rise to MAERTFLMVKPDGVQRNLIGEIVSRFEKKGFQLVGAKLMQVSRELAEQHYAEHKERPFFGELVDFITSGPVFAMVWEGENVIAAARQMMGKTNPQEAAPGTIRGDFGLTVGKNVIHGSDSPQSAEREINLFFKEEELLHYTKLMNEWLY
- the hepT gene encoding Heptaprenyl diphosphate synthase component 2, whose product is MKLKAMYSFLSDDLAAVEEELERAVQSEYGPLGEAALHLLQAGGKRIRPVFVLLAARFGQYDLERMKHVAVALELIHMASLVHDDVIDDADLRRGRPTIKAKWSNRFAMYTGDYLFARSLERMAELGNPRAHQVLAKTIVEVCRGEIEQIKDKYRFDQPLRTYLRRIRRKTALLIAASCQLGALAAGAPEPIVKRLYWFGHYVGMSFQITDDILDFTGTEEQLGKPAGSDLLQGNVTLPVLYALSDERVKAAIAAVGPETDVAEMAAVISAIKRTDAIERSYALSDRYLDKALHLLDGLPMNEARGLLRDLALYIGKRDY
- the ubiE_2 gene encoding Demethylmenaquinone methyltransferase yields the protein MHQSKEERVHRVFENISAHYDRMNSVISFRRHLKWRKDVMRRMNVQKGKKALDVCCGTADWTIALAEAVGPEGEVYGLDFSENMLKVGEQKVKARGLHNVKLIHGNAMQLPFPDNSFDYVTIGFGLRNVPDYMTVLKEMHRVTKPGGITVCLETSQPTLFGFRQLYYFYFRFIMPLFGKLLAKSYEEYSWLQESAREFPGRDELAEMFRAAGFVDVEVKPYTFGVAAMHLGYKR
- the hepS gene encoding Heptaprenyl diphosphate synthase component 1 codes for the protein MVVRIFSGTRVVHVDDITVKLASLKEQIEQLLHHPYLREHLPAPAIDEDRLLLSLSMLDGASTAPSEAERCIIAMMLMQIALDTHDEVTDDGGDLRTRQLVVLAGDLYSGLYYELLARSGETALIRSFAEAIRDINEQKVLLYEKKAERIESLFAAVGTIESALLVKLADRMAAPQWGQFAYSYLLMRRLLLEQEAFIRTGASALFEQMAQIAFPRTKTLTKEQKRHLLRFCRRYIDGCREALFAAKLPVNGLLQLRVAELSGGFQAIAKKTVEEG
- the mtrB gene encoding Tryptophan RNA-binding attenuator protein, encoding MYTNSDFVVIKALEDGVNVIGLTRGADTRFHHSEKLDKGEVLIAQFTEHTSAIKVRGKAYIQTRHGAIESEGKK
- the folE gene encoding GTP cyclohydrolase 1 — translated: MPEINFAQIEYAVRLILEAIGEDPNREGLVDTPKRVAKMYAEVFSGLHKDPREYFQTVFSEEHEELVLVKDIPFYSMCEHHLVPFFGVAHVAYIPREGKVTGLSKLARAVEAVARRPQLQERITATVADSIVEALEPHGVMVVVEAEHMCMTMRGVKKPGAKTVTTAVRGVFETDVAARSEVLSLIKA
- the hup_1 gene encoding HB, which encodes MNKTELINAVAETSGLSKKDATKAVDAVFDSITEALRKGDKVQLIGFGNFEVRERAARKGRNPQTGEEMEIPASKVPAFKPGKALKDAVK
- the spoIVA gene encoding Stage IV sporulation protein A; this translates as MEKVDIFKDIAERTGGDIYLGVVGAVRTGKSTFIKRFMELVVIPNIKNEADKARAQDELPQSAAGKTIMTTEPKFVPNQAVTVKVDEGLEVNIRLVDCVGYAVPGAKGYEDENGPRMIHTPWYEEPIPFQEAAEIGTRKVIQEHSTLGVVITTDGTIGEIPRQAYVEAEERVISELKEVGKPFIMIVNTVRPHHPETEALRRELAEKYDIPVLAMSVESMREADVYNVLREALYEFPVLEVNVNLPSWVMVLREDHWLRESYQEAVRDTVKDIKRLRDVDRVVQQFAEYDFIEKAQLAGIEMGQGIAEIDLYAPDELYDQILKEIVGVEIRGKDHLLQLMQDFAHAKAEYDQIADALKMVKQTGYGIAAPALSDMSLDEPEIIRQGSRFGVRLKAVAPSIHMIKVDVESEFAPIIGTEKQSEELVRYLMQDFEDDPLSIWNSDIFGRSLSSIVREGIQAKLALMPENARYKLKETLERIINEGSGGLIAIIL